One Pieris napi chromosome Z, ilPieNapi1.2, whole genome shotgun sequence DNA window includes the following coding sequences:
- the LOC125062613 gene encoding peptidoglycan recognition protein-like isoform X5 has protein sequence MVLIVCIALIVYFAGLSANTSESPIDKAPHEWRITREMWLARPYNYTHTLDAFEPLMLVIFQHTVSPQCSLFKNCAAELRNLQGYFISHYDYDIPYNFLVGNDGRVYEGRGWNIEGAHTFGYNRCSIGIGFIGDYRGEIESHASVTKAQLNRTRMLLEEGVRLGHLRKDFLVIGANYLGPTASPGSILNNALKQWPNYDHKNRFYKLNCEKMEEKFGNTTLY, from the exons ATGGTTCTTATCGTGTGTATAGCTCTCATTGTCTACTTCGCAGGCCTGTCAGCGAATACATCCGAATCGCCTATAGACAAAG CACCTCATGAATGGCGCATTACTCGAGAGATGTGGCTGGCCCGGCCTTACAACTACACCCACACGTTAGACGCCTTTGAGCCATTGATGTTGGTCATCTTTCAGCATACAGTCAGCCCCCAATGCAGTCTCTTTAAGAACTGCGCCGCTGAATTACGCAATTTGCAAGGCTATTTTATAAGTCATTATGACTATGATATACC ATACAACTTTCTGGTCGGAAATGATGGTCGCGTTTATGAAGGTCGAGGATGGAACATCGAAGGAGCCCATACGTTTGGCTATAACCGATGCTCCATTGGAATCGGATTCatag GTGATTATCGTGGGGAAATTGAGAGTCACGCCTCGGTGACTAAAGCTCAGTTAAATAGAACGAGAATGCTTCTAGAAGAGGGTGTAAGACTTGGCCATTTGCGAAAAGACTTCTTGGTCATTGGTGCCAATTACTTGGGACCCACGGCGAGTCCAGGatccattttaaataatgcgcTAAAGCAGTGGCCGAATTATGACCACAAAAATCGcttttataaactaaattgTGAAAAAATGGAAGAAAAATTTGGTAATACCACATTATACTAG
- the LOC125062613 gene encoding peptidoglycan-recognition protein SB2-like isoform X3 produces the protein MWTENDDRIEERVRNGLGAVNSVAVNDDRIAPVPSAAAATPSISNLNVNNSKKVHIGPKFVSVTQNVQNQEVVKGRFLGLELVSPNNARTLRCSVAVFVCWAFLVASGLAIYLLYMTLLKHQTRLDIGLTESWFLRREDWLALPSYSEEFLVLPVSSVIIGHSVSKYCNQKFACVEQMLSIQQDHLSRRWLDIGPNFLVGGNGLVFEGRGANILGVMVSFWNRRSITIMFIGNYVNDVPDDAQFQHVNILLKRLVELGVLTPNFIVYAQCQVQPLTVPPGRHLLRSMDKIIHWKPLNITGCLSR, from the exons ATGTGGACTGAAAACGACGATAGAATAGAGGAACGTGTGCGCAATGGATTGGGCGCTGTCAACTCGGTGGCCGTTAATGATGACCGGATCGCTCCGGTGCCAAGCGCAGCCGCTGCGACACCATCCATATCCAATTTGAACGTGAATAATTCAAAAAAAGTGCACATTGGTCCAAAATTTGTATCCGTCACGCAGAATGTACAAAATCAAGAGGTGGTCAAAG GCCGCTTTCTAGGCCTTGAGTTGGTCTCGCCAAATAATGCACGTACACTACGCTGCAGTGTGGCTGTCTTCGTTTGCTGGGCATTTCTCGTAGCATCTGGCCTGGCAATCTACCTCTTATACATGACCCTACTCAAACACCAAACACGACTAGACATAG GTCTGACGGAGTCCTGGTTTCTTCGGCGAGAAGACTGGCTAGCTTTGCCTTCTTACAGTGAAGAATTTCTTGTACTCCCGGTATCCTCTGTGATAATAGGACATTCAGTCTCAAAGTACTGTAATCAGAAGTTCGCTTGTGTAGAACAGATGTTATCCATACAACAAGATCATTTGAGTCGGCGTTGGTTGGATATTGGCCCTAATTTTCTCGTGGGGGGTAATGGATTGGTTTTTGAAGGGAGAGGGGCGAACATTTTGGGCGTCATGGTATCATTTTGGAATAGAAGAAGCATCACAATAATGTTTATCGGAAACTACGTAAATGACGTACCTGATGACGCACAGTTTCaacatgtaaatattttactaaaaagacTAGTAGAACTGGGTGTGTTGACGCCGAACTTTATAGTTTACGCACAGTGCCAAGTACAGCCGTTGACTGTCCCACCGGGTCGACATTTATTGCGATCAATGGACAAAATAATTCACTGGAAACCTTTAAACATTACGGGTTGTTTATCCAGATGA
- the LOC125062613 gene encoding peptidoglycan recognition protein-like isoform X4, producing MTLLKHQTRLDIELSFPKYLWDIVKNSSRTERLSCAVAIMVLIVCIALIVYFAGLSANTSESPIDKAPHEWRITREMWLARPYNYTHTLDAFEPLMLVIFQHTVSPQCSLFKNCAAELRNLQGYFISHYDYDIPYNFLVGNDGRVYEGRGWNIEGAHTFGYNRCSIGIGFIGDYRGEIESHASVTKAQLNRTRMLLEEGVRLGHLRKDFLVIGANYLGPTASPGSILNNALKQWPNYDHKNRFYKLNCEKMEEKFGNTTLY from the exons ATGACCCTACTCAAACACCAAACACGACTAGACATAG agCTCTCGTTTCCTAAATATCTTTGGGACATCGTGAAGAACAGTTCTCGTACAGAACGACTGTCTTGCGCAGTAGCAATCATGGTTCTTATCGTGTGTATAGCTCTCATTGTCTACTTCGCAGGCCTGTCAGCGAATACATCCGAATCGCCTATAGACAAAG CACCTCATGAATGGCGCATTACTCGAGAGATGTGGCTGGCCCGGCCTTACAACTACACCCACACGTTAGACGCCTTTGAGCCATTGATGTTGGTCATCTTTCAGCATACAGTCAGCCCCCAATGCAGTCTCTTTAAGAACTGCGCCGCTGAATTACGCAATTTGCAAGGCTATTTTATAAGTCATTATGACTATGATATACC ATACAACTTTCTGGTCGGAAATGATGGTCGCGTTTATGAAGGTCGAGGATGGAACATCGAAGGAGCCCATACGTTTGGCTATAACCGATGCTCCATTGGAATCGGATTCatag GTGATTATCGTGGGGAAATTGAGAGTCACGCCTCGGTGACTAAAGCTCAGTTAAATAGAACGAGAATGCTTCTAGAAGAGGGTGTAAGACTTGGCCATTTGCGAAAAGACTTCTTGGTCATTGGTGCCAATTACTTGGGACCCACGGCGAGTCCAGGatccattttaaataatgcgcTAAAGCAGTGGCCGAATTATGACCACAAAAATCGcttttataaactaaattgTGAAAAAATGGAAGAAAAATTTGGTAATACCACATTATACTAG
- the LOC125062392 gene encoding UNC93-like protein has protein sequence MTATHGGGCEDDRPIKDNVYTIKPGFKNEGFQHDKDTNTDIVKPPPIEEDSYASGKVELSRREKWRILKNVAAVSAAFMVQFTAFQGTANLQSSINARDGLGTVSLSSIYAAQVVSCIFVPTFLIKRLTVKWSLCLSMMCYAPYIAAQFYPAFYTLVPAGVLVGLGAAPMWTSKATYLTQVGSVYAKLTDQAVDGIIVRFFGFFFLAWQTAELWGNLISSLVFSSGVHSGNVSTDNSSSTLLTCGANFCMIGGGAHDNQNLHRPPDNEIQEISAIYLACVVVAVIMVAFLVDPLSRYGEKQRKADPSKELTGIQLLSATAYQLKKPNQQLLIPITLWIGMEQAFIGADYTQAYVSCALGIRSIGYVMICFGVVNAICSLLFGSVMKYIGRFPILVMGAALHFGLIVWLLIWRPNPETPTTFFVISGLWGVGDAVWQTQVNGLYGVLFRRNKEAAFSNYRLWEAAGFVVAYAYSTHLCARMKLYVMMVVLIIGVIGYLIVEILHKRKTRRLKAIAENPIAAAEAAKQPPEEDDEKDEIDDDIIVTHL, from the exons ATGACTGCGACGCACGGCGGAGGCTGTGAAGATGACCGCCCCATTAAGGACAATGTGTACACAATCAAGCCAGGATTTAAAAATGAGGGGTTCCAGCACGACAAGGACACGAACACTGATATTGTCAAACCCCCGCCAATTGAGGAAGACTCCTACGCTTCCGGAAAGGTGGAACTCTCCAGAAGAGAAAAGTGGAgaatattgaaaaatgttGCAGCGGTTAGCGCGGCCTTCATGGTTCAGTTTACTGCTTTCCAAGGAACTGCGAATCTCCAGTCTTCTATAAACGCTCGGGATGGGCTTGGAACTGTATCTTTAAGTTCTATTTATGCCGCGCAAGTAGTTTCTTGCATTTTTGTACCAACGTTCCTAATAAAGAGGCTTACAGTGAAATGGTCCCTATGCCTTTCGATGATGTGTTACGCTCCTTACATTGCTGCGCAGTTTTACCCAGCTTTCTATACGTTGGTACCCGCTGGAGTATTAGTAGGTCTCGGAGCAGCTCCCATGTGGACATCCAAGGCAACATACTTAACCCAAGTAGGAAGTGTTTACGCGAAGTTGACAGACCAAGCTGTGGATGGAATAATTGTGCGGTTCTTTGGATTCTTCTTCCTTGCGTGGCAGACAGCTGAACTTTGGGGCAACCTCATTTCAAGTTTGG TATTCTCATCGGGAGTACACAGTGGTAACGTGTCGACGGACAACAGCAGCAGTACTCTTCTGACATGTGGAGCTAACTTCTGCATGATCGGCGGTGGAGCTCATGACAACCAAAACCTTCACCGACCCCCAGACAACGAGATACAAGAGATCAGTGCCATTTACCTTGCATGCGTTGTAGTAGCTGTTATTATGGTTGCCTTTTTAGTGGATCCTCTATCCAG GTATGGTGAAAAGCAAAGAAAAGCAGACCCCTCAAAAGAGCTGACTGGTATTCAACTGTTATCTGCTACCGCCTACCAATTAAAGAAGCCAAACCAACAACTCCTAATTCCAATAACTTTATGGATCGGTATGGAACAAGCATTTATCGGCGCTGATTATACGCAG GCATATGTATCGTGCGCTTTGGGCATTCGTTCCATTGGATACGTGATGATTTGCTTCGGAGTAGTGAATGCAATTTGCTCCCTGCTCTTTGGCTCAGTCATGAAGTACATTGGTCGCTTCCCCATACTAGTAATGGGCGCCGCTCTTCATTTTGGCCTGATTGTGTGGTTACTGATATGGAGACCGAACCCTGAGACACCGACGACTTTCTTTGTAATATCAGGATTATGGGGAGTTGGCGATGCTGTGTGGCAGACACAAGTTAATG GTCTGTATGGAGTGCTTTTCAGACGTAACAAAGAAGCCGCATTCTCCAACTACAGGCTTTGGGAAGCTGCCGGATTCGTCGTCGCATACGCTTACTCCACACATCTTTGCGCTAGAATGAAGCTATATGTGATGATGGTCGTACTTATTATCGGTGTTATTGGATATCTTATTGTCGAAATCCTTCATAAACGAAAG ACTCGTCGTTTAAAGGCGATTGCTGAGAACCCCATTGCAGCAGCTGAAGCAGCTAAACAGCCACCAGAAGAAGATGATGAAAAGGATGAAATCGATGATGATATTATTGTAACTCACCTCTAA
- the LOC125062613 gene encoding peptidoglycan-recognition protein SA-like isoform X1 encodes MWTENDDRIEERVRNGLGAVNSVAVNDDRIAPVPSAAAATPSISNLNVNNSKKVHIGPKFVSVTQNVQNQEVVKGRFLGLELVSPNNARTLRCSVAVFVCWAFLVASGLAIYLLYMTLLKHQTRLDIELSFPKYLWDIVKNSSRTERLSCAVAIMVLIVCIALIVYFAGLSANTSESPIDKAPHEWRITREMWLARPYNYTHTLDAFEPLMLVIFQHTVSPQCSLFKNCAAELRNLQGYFISHYDYDIPYNFLVGNDGRVYEGRGWNIEGAHTFGYNRCSIGIGFIGDYRGEIESHASVTKAQLNRTRMLLEEGVRLGHLRKDFLVIGANYLGPTASPGSILNNALKQWPNYDHKNRFYKLNCEKMEEKFGNTTLY; translated from the exons ATGTGGACTGAAAACGACGATAGAATAGAGGAACGTGTGCGCAATGGATTGGGCGCTGTCAACTCGGTGGCCGTTAATGATGACCGGATCGCTCCGGTGCCAAGCGCAGCCGCTGCGACACCATCCATATCCAATTTGAACGTGAATAATTCAAAAAAAGTGCACATTGGTCCAAAATTTGTATCCGTCACGCAGAATGTACAAAATCAAGAGGTGGTCAAAG GCCGCTTTCTAGGCCTTGAGTTGGTCTCGCCAAATAATGCACGTACACTACGCTGCAGTGTGGCTGTCTTCGTTTGCTGGGCATTTCTCGTAGCATCTGGCCTGGCAATCTACCTCTTATACATGACCCTACTCAAACACCAAACACGACTAGACATAG agCTCTCGTTTCCTAAATATCTTTGGGACATCGTGAAGAACAGTTCTCGTACAGAACGACTGTCTTGCGCAGTAGCAATCATGGTTCTTATCGTGTGTATAGCTCTCATTGTCTACTTCGCAGGCCTGTCAGCGAATACATCCGAATCGCCTATAGACAAAG CACCTCATGAATGGCGCATTACTCGAGAGATGTGGCTGGCCCGGCCTTACAACTACACCCACACGTTAGACGCCTTTGAGCCATTGATGTTGGTCATCTTTCAGCATACAGTCAGCCCCCAATGCAGTCTCTTTAAGAACTGCGCCGCTGAATTACGCAATTTGCAAGGCTATTTTATAAGTCATTATGACTATGATATACC ATACAACTTTCTGGTCGGAAATGATGGTCGCGTTTATGAAGGTCGAGGATGGAACATCGAAGGAGCCCATACGTTTGGCTATAACCGATGCTCCATTGGAATCGGATTCatag GTGATTATCGTGGGGAAATTGAGAGTCACGCCTCGGTGACTAAAGCTCAGTTAAATAGAACGAGAATGCTTCTAGAAGAGGGTGTAAGACTTGGCCATTTGCGAAAAGACTTCTTGGTCATTGGTGCCAATTACTTGGGACCCACGGCGAGTCCAGGatccattttaaataatgcgcTAAAGCAGTGGCCGAATTATGACCACAAAAATCGcttttataaactaaattgTGAAAAAATGGAAGAAAAATTTGGTAATACCACATTATACTAG
- the LOC125062613 gene encoding peptidoglycan-recognition protein 2-like isoform X2 — protein MWTENDDRIEERVRNGLGAVNSVAVNDDRIAPVPSAAAATPSISNLNVNNSKKVHIGPKFVSVTQNVQNQEVVKELSFPKYLWDIVKNSSRTERLSCAVAIMVLIVCIALIVYFAGLSANTSESPIDKAPHEWRITREMWLARPYNYTHTLDAFEPLMLVIFQHTVSPQCSLFKNCAAELRNLQGYFISHYDYDIPYNFLVGNDGRVYEGRGWNIEGAHTFGYNRCSIGIGFIGDYRGEIESHASVTKAQLNRTRMLLEEGVRLGHLRKDFLVIGANYLGPTASPGSILNNALKQWPNYDHKNRFYKLNCEKMEEKFGNTTLY, from the exons ATGTGGACTGAAAACGACGATAGAATAGAGGAACGTGTGCGCAATGGATTGGGCGCTGTCAACTCGGTGGCCGTTAATGATGACCGGATCGCTCCGGTGCCAAGCGCAGCCGCTGCGACACCATCCATATCCAATTTGAACGTGAATAATTCAAAAAAAGTGCACATTGGTCCAAAATTTGTATCCGTCACGCAGAATGTACAAAATCAAGAGGTGGTCAAAG agCTCTCGTTTCCTAAATATCTTTGGGACATCGTGAAGAACAGTTCTCGTACAGAACGACTGTCTTGCGCAGTAGCAATCATGGTTCTTATCGTGTGTATAGCTCTCATTGTCTACTTCGCAGGCCTGTCAGCGAATACATCCGAATCGCCTATAGACAAAG CACCTCATGAATGGCGCATTACTCGAGAGATGTGGCTGGCCCGGCCTTACAACTACACCCACACGTTAGACGCCTTTGAGCCATTGATGTTGGTCATCTTTCAGCATACAGTCAGCCCCCAATGCAGTCTCTTTAAGAACTGCGCCGCTGAATTACGCAATTTGCAAGGCTATTTTATAAGTCATTATGACTATGATATACC ATACAACTTTCTGGTCGGAAATGATGGTCGCGTTTATGAAGGTCGAGGATGGAACATCGAAGGAGCCCATACGTTTGGCTATAACCGATGCTCCATTGGAATCGGATTCatag GTGATTATCGTGGGGAAATTGAGAGTCACGCCTCGGTGACTAAAGCTCAGTTAAATAGAACGAGAATGCTTCTAGAAGAGGGTGTAAGACTTGGCCATTTGCGAAAAGACTTCTTGGTCATTGGTGCCAATTACTTGGGACCCACGGCGAGTCCAGGatccattttaaataatgcgcTAAAGCAGTGGCCGAATTATGACCACAAAAATCGcttttataaactaaattgTGAAAAAATGGAAGAAAAATTTGGTAATACCACATTATACTAG